From Aspergillus chevalieri M1 DNA, chromosome 4, nearly complete sequence, a single genomic window includes:
- the TRM2 gene encoding tRNA (uracil(54)-C(5))-methyltransferase (COG:J;~EggNog:ENOG410PGD0;~InterPro:IPR002792,IPR012340,IPR029063,IPR030391, IPR030390,IPR010280,IPR025795;~go_function: GO:0008173 - RNA methyltransferase activity [Evidence IEA];~go_function: GO:0030697 - S-adenosylmethionine-dependent tRNA (m5U54) methyltransferase activity [Evidence IEA];~go_process: GO:0006396 - RNA processing [Evidence IEA];~go_process: GO:0008033 - tRNA processing [Evidence IEA]) — protein MQQNDTPRQANSDAKRRRKAKDEGSGKPNGFDEVMQVDIDRLIRQSQQEANGETQHEQVVLPERFSEIEVDISELSSTGDGLGLSADGRHVYVVPFTVPGDKALVKVVRHHPPLNYSMTDFIKVLSPGPQRNDAGIGCKYFGQCSGCQLQMLSYEDQLAHKKRIVEKAYANFSGLIPEMIPAVDETFGSPLQYGYRTKLTPHFLAPGGGRRRKAPRDQSVPVEVPPIGYTFKNRKMDMDIEDCPLGTDIVRRGLKTERKRVADNIQKYTKGATLLMRESTIRIPKDRADTNAPAEEQIEPQPDAKGRTAESGDVIRVEKENYIQEKRCVTDHNATSIEYIDDYIFTNKAGAFFQNNNSILSGFTEYIRQHALPPDNEQDPKPIKYLLDAYSGSGLFTITLSPLFKSSLGVDVDPHSIASARDNARDNNLPNTGFAANDAATLFKDVPYPPDQTLLVIDPPRKGCSEDFLRQLLQFGPRRVVYVSCNVHTQARDVAVMVNGDANIRYDIESIRGFDFFPQTGHVEGVAILNKAHINKDV, from the coding sequence ATGCAGCAGAACGACACTCCCAGACAGGCCAACAGCGATGCCAAGCGTCGCAGAAAGGCCAAGGATGAGGGCAGCGGCAAGCCCAATGGATTCGACGAGGTTATGCAGGTTGACATCGACCGACTGATCCGCCAGAGCCAGCAGGAAGCCAACGGCGAAACCCAGCACGAGCAAGTTGTGCTTCCAGAACGGTTTAGTGAGATTGAAGTGGATATCTCTGAGTTGTCGTCTACGGGTGACGGTTTGGGATTGTCAGCTGATGGGAGACATGTCTATGTGGTTCCGTTCACTGTGCCGGGAGATAAGGCTCTGGTGAAGGTTGTGCGGCACCATCCACCTTTGAACTATAGCATGACGGACTTTATCAAGGTGCTGAGTCCCGGACCGCAGCGGAATGATGCAGGAATTGGATGCAAATACTTTGGTCAGTGTTCGGGGTGTCAGTTGCAGATGCTGTCTTACGAGGACCAATTGGCCCATAAGAAGCGCATCGTCGAGAAGGCCTACGCCAACTTCTCGGGGTTGATTCCGGAGATGATTCCGGCTGTTGACGAGACATTTGGGTCGCCTTTGCAGTATGGGTATCGTACAAAGTTGACGCCGCATTTCCTGGCTCCCGGTGgtggaaggaggagaaaggcTCCCCGTGATCAGTCAGTGCCAGTGGAGGTTCCGCCTATTGGATATACGTTCAAGAACAGAaaaatggatatggatattgAGGATTGTCCGCTTGGTACGGACATTGTTCGACGGGGACTTAAGACGGAACGGAAGCGCGTGGCGGACAATATCCAGAAGTACACCAAGGGTGCTACGCTTTTGATGCGCGAATCCACGATTCGAATCCCCAAAGACCGCGCTGATACGAACGCCCCAGCGGAGGAGCAGATCGAACCTCAACCCGACGCAAAGGGCCGTACTGCCGAGTCCGGGGACGTCATCCGCGTTGAAAAGGAGAACTACATTCAAGAGAAGCGCTGCGTGACAGACCACAACGCCACATCGATCGAGTACATCGACGACTACATCTTCACCAACAAGGCCGGCGCTTTCTTCCAGAACAACAACTCAATCCTCTCCGGCTTTACCGAATATATCCGCCAACACGCCCTCCCTCCCGACAACGAGCAAGATCCCAAACCCATCAAATACCTTCTCGACGCCTACTCTGGCTCCGGTCTTTTCACCATCACCCTCTCTCCGCTGTTCAAATCGAGTCTCGGTGTCGACGTCGACCCCCACTCCATCGCCTCTGCTCGCGACAACGCCCGCGACAACAATCTCCCCAACACCGGCTTTGCCGCCAACGACGCAGCCACTCTTTTCAAGGACGTGCCCTACCCACCTGACCAAACCCTCCTCGTCATCGACCCCCCGCGAAAAGGATGCAGTGAGGACTTCCTCCGTCAGCTTCTACAGTTCGGACCTCGTCGTGTCGTCTACGTTAGTTGTAACGTGCACACGCAGGCGCGTGATGTTGCCGTTATGGTTAATGGCGATGCGAACATCCGGTATGATATTGAGAGTATCCGGGGATTCGACTTCTTCCCTCAGACGGGGCATGTTGAGGGTGTTGCTATCTTGAATAAGGCTCATATTAACAAGGATGTTTGA
- a CDS encoding DASH complex subunit DAD3 family protein (BUSCO:EOG09265RGI;~COG:S;~EggNog:ENOG410PS2N;~InterPro:IPR013965;~PFAM:PF08656;~go_component: GO:0042729 - DASH complex [Evidence IEA];~go_component: GO:0072686 - mitotic spindle [Evidence IEA];~go_process: GO:0008608 - attachment of spindle microtubules to kinetochore [Evidence IEA]): MEDSEITSTPPDNTTTESPSNPLLRASNPLVTDLEQEVLDEYSRLLGNVNKLSDKLSDLAGSPSSLTLDGLRLLERKTATVCTLLKASVYSIVLQQQIFNESEEQQQQREQAQQEEMEGQFGGGAGEEESQYGYGFQYGGGGGQYGNGYGEESFGG, translated from the exons ATGGAAGACTCCGAAATCACCAGCACACCACCAGATAACACCACCACCGAAAGCCCCTCAAACCCCCTCCTCCGCGCCTCCAACCCTCTCGTCACTGATCTCGAACAAGAAGTTCTCGACGAATACTCCCGTCTCCTAGGGAACGTCAACAAG TTGTCCGATAAACTATCCGACCTCGCCGGCTCCCCCTCCTCATTGACACTCGACGGCCTACGCCTCCTCGAACGCAAAACAGCAACGGTGTGCACGTTGCTCAAAGCGAGTGTTTACAGTATTGTGCTGCAGCAGCAGATTTTTAATGAGAGTGAggagcagcaacaacagcggGAACAAGCTCAGcaggaggagatggagggaCAGTTTGGGGGAGGggctggggaggaggagagtcagtatgggtatgggtttCAGtatggaggtggaggagggcaGTATGGGAATGGGTATGGGGAGGAGAGTTTTGGGGGGTGA
- a CDS encoding uncharacterized protein (COG:S;~EggNog:ENOG410PYNM), whose product MKYDIPTLLALSRNARIDVEKFSSQAASNNLIRRRKASSNVLTEISANHSRDVSNHSLQFEKARTGSGTQLRRPSRQPHDPPQGVITQSDNGFTRFLKEHSSSKHQRVTAGGRIVPMNSLGPAPKMQLPMGQQGVSATLFQSEPTTKLPEKNPNPTTDSDSNNSNSSTLFSIPGGIFPEHTKLFSGSGTLGSQFQLPGLFPSITPGPVTPAMLIQPNISLQSGGQHFVYPENQSSDYFSLLSNCNPYGLGAEQTTWFPTANQSLNYHGASIPVMPATSQPNPSNSGSSSEFSTGSSLSNATTAFSTPSTGLDPVYQATGLFFGQPHTAPQTSAFSQPLSLLNVPQGVPHGKSLQEATKEHVSLSAELSRLDRYMAMHTWDLDPNQKQLLVEQRIKLVRDLDGVRTYKEQLEMIYGPMKSGTAKVPLAPPPDARTHSIRCNSGNVANDSTALPNRTAGSTANRVPSTQGATKSINVSSTVPSVDQQSRPAPQRQKKENRSSLEVKKRTSTKKDFSHEAKLQSRPKGASINQKSGKQETQARESSLNDVSTLLGDTDGWATPTESAPPEIRTVYRKIEEATKRGAPLDGLLQELAAVTARLVKTAGEGSNGSPRPKPKRMQRESSHSQTGGETDVTRAFPQAIEGGERPARLAARRQWASEEQSRTSARVIITYETDDDEESWSSYSTTDSWATIQEGDKRWVERQLLGDGNRETSKSQEASKSAAKTGSQVQKKLDTLGWIQSTSPDRMAPGELRQSSSSTSGNNGLSSQTESTKKSHHPLSKQYFSKDREGLVPQKSAALATSQNVNAHACLPQFDGAEEIPSGLALGPCSTVLRQSFRRISENDR is encoded by the exons CACCACAAGGAGTTATTACCCAGTCCGATAACGGTTTCACCCGGTTTCTCAAGGAGCACTCCTCCTCCAAGCACCAGCGTGTTACAGCAGGAGGTCGAATCGTACCGATGAATTCTCTCGGTCCTGCCCCAAAGATGCAGCTGCCAATGGGCCAACAGGGCGTCTCGGCTACTCTGTTCCAGAGCGAGCCGACAACAAAGCTGCCAGAGAAGAACCCTAACCCAACTACGGATTCGGACTCCAACAACAGCAATTCCTCGACGCTTTTCTCGATTCCTGGGGGCATTTTTCCGGAGCATACGAAGTTATTCAGTGGAAGTGGCACTTTGGGTTCGCAGTTTCAGCTTCCGGGTCTGTTTCCAAGCATAACGCCGGGTCCTGTTACTCCTGCAATGCTCATACAGCCCAATATTTCTTTACAGTCGGGTGGCCAACACTTCGTTTATCCAGAAAATCAGTCTTCAGACTATTTCTCTCTCCTTTCGAACTGCAATCCATATGGGTTGGGAGCAGAGCAGACTACCTGGTTTCCGACTGCAAACCAAAGCTTGAACTATCACGGCGCCTCCATTCCCGTCATGCCAGCAACAAGCCAGCCGAATCCGTCAAACTCGGGGTCTTCATCGGAGTTTTCGACAGGCAGTAGCCTTAGCAATGCTACTACTGCGTTCAGTACACCCTCGACTGGTCTCGATCCTGTTTACCAGGCCACTGGATTGTTCTTTGGGCAACCGCATACTGCGCCTCAGACGTCAGCGTTCAGCCAGCCTCTGTCCCTCCTCAACGTCCCCCAAGGAGTCCCACACGGCAAGTCGTTGCAAGAGGCCACGAAAGAGCATGTATCTCTTTCCGCAGAGCTTTCTCGTCTCGACAGATACATGGCTATGCACACGTGGGATCTGGACCCTAACCAGAAGCAACTGTTGGTTGAGCAGCGCATCAAGCTGGTGCGGGACCTGGATGGTGTACGGACGTACAAGGAGCAACTGGAGATGATCTATGGGCCGATGAAGTCGGGCACGGCAAAGGTACCGCTTGCACCCCCGCCCGACGCACGAACTCACTCCATTCGTTGTAATTCGGGAAATGTCGCGAATGATAGCACTGCGTTACCGAATCGTACTGCCGGTTCTACCGCCAACCGTGTTCCGTCAACACAGGGAGCGACCAAGTCTATAAATGTATCCTCGACAGTCCCATCAGTTGACCAACAATCCAGGCCAGCACCCCAGCGGCAAAAGAAGGAGAACAGGAGCTCGCTCGAAGTCAAGAAGCGTACTTCAACGAAGAAAGACTTCTCGCACGAAGCCAAGCTGCAGAGTCGCCCTAAGGGAGCAAGTATCAATCAGAAGTCTGGGAAGCAGGAGACACAGGCTAGGGAATCTAGTCTAAACGATGTGTCTACTCTTCTTGGTGACACTGATGGATGGGCGACACCTACCGAATCAGCACCCCCGGAAATCCGCACGGTCTACCGCAAAATCGAGGAAGCTACCAAGCGCGGTGCACCGTTGGACGGATTACTCCAAGAGCTTGCCGCAGTTACCGCGCGCCTTGTAAAAACAGCCGGCGAAGGCAGCAACGGATCGCCTCGTCCGAAGCCGAAGAGGATGCAAAGGGAGAGTTCGCATAGCCAGACCGGAGGTGAAACGGACGTGACGAGAGCCTTCCCTCAAGCCATCGAAGGAGGTGAACGGCCAGCAAGGCTTGCGGCAAGAAGGCAATGGGCATCGGAGGAACAATCTCGGACATCTGCAAGGGTTATAATCACATACGAGAcggatgacgatgaagagtCGTGGTCGTCCTATTCCACAACTGATTCATGGGCTACCATACAAGAAGGAGA TAAACGATGGGTCGAGAGGCAACTACTAGGAGATGGGAACCGTGAAACGAG CAAAAGCCAGGAAGCCTCGAAAAGTGCCGCGAAGACTGGTAGTCAAGTGCAGAAAAAGCTCGATACCCTGGGATGGATTCAGAGCACAAGCCCCGACCGCATGGCCCCGGGGGAACTTCGCCAGTCCAGTAGCTCTACTTCCGGTAACAATGGACTGTCGAGCCAGACCGAGAGCACGAAGAAGAGCCATCATCCGTTATCGAAGCAGTATTTCAGCAAAGACCGTGAAGGCCTGGTTCCGCAGAAGTCGGCTGCTTTGGCAACATCTCAAAATGTGAATGCCCACGCTTGTCTTCCTCAATTCGATGGCGCAGAAGAAATACCGAGCGGTTTAGCCTTGGGTCCATGTTCCACAGTGCTCCGACAGTCATTCCGGCGTATTAGCGAAAACGACAGATGA
- the MRPS5 gene encoding mitochondrial 37S ribosomal protein uS5m (BUSCO:EOG092634G9;~COG:J;~EggNog:ENOG410PJY2;~InterPro:IPR005324,IPR013810,IPR000851,IPR020568, IPR014721;~PFAM:PF03719,PF00333;~go_component: GO:0005840 - ribosome [Evidence IEA];~go_function: GO:0003723 - RNA binding [Evidence IEA];~go_function: GO:0003735 - structural constituent of ribosome [Evidence IEA];~go_process: GO:0006412 - translation [Evidence IEA]) translates to MSLARPAKCLFCSFSRAASAVGPRVPRRQFHPTPTYLNDRKPDLPNAKPEDIKTPRDPKRNTPEQQAPKQNKTANEAGEVAVDANAQVPVDTNVQPEEKKTLEEIVRNLKPENFQPYTAEQKAHLAKVYTPEQIAAIEAGEASIDPKDMAEQFGVRRDPMKLLYVDDFSVVEPGVDKHIRAPESNSEYNPQLKTEEDFAADFGRFFAEMPENGSVGDWVRFVETLRVTKGKEEAELNPHSAMVPDLFGPGESLSGQKQQQEMKETEEKGKESEEMTDALKRLLQDTGFDAMEIRTLRTKTLVAHSVVNQTRLGKVRRQYCLSIAGNGDGLLGIGEAKSEEAPDAALQSKYRAIRNMQPILRYENRTIFGDVLGKVGAVELKLMNRAPGFGLRCQHLIFEMCRAAGIHDLAARVDRSRNPMNTVKAAYEALMSQRNPEDIARARGKKLVDVRKVYYSGRITN, encoded by the exons ATGAGTCTCGCTCGTCCGGCCAAATGTCTGTTCTGCAGCTTTTCTCGCGCTGCCTCCGCAGTAGGCCCTCGTGTGCCTCGTCGCCAATTCCACCCCACGCCGACATACCTGAACGACCGCAAACCGGACCTTCCCAATGCTAAGCCGGAAGACATAAAAACACCACGGGATCCGAAGCGGAACACGCCGGAACAGCAAGCACCCAAGCAGAACAAGACTGCCAATGAAGCCGGCGAGGTTGCAGTCGACGCCAATGCCCAGGTGCCAGTTGATACCAACGTGCAGCCGGAGGAGAAAAAAACACTTGAAGAAATCGTACGGAATTTGAAACCGGAGAATTTCCAACCCTACACAGCAGAGCAAAAAGCACATCTGGCCAAGGTGTACACGCCCGAGCAGATCGCTGCCATTGAGGCTGGCGAGGCATCCATCGACCCCAAGGACATGGCAGAGCAGTTCGGCGTGCGTCGTGATCCCATGAAATTGCTCTACGTGGACGACTTCTCGGTCGTCGAGCCCGGTGTCGACAAACACATCCGGGCACCCGAATCCAACTCGGAGTACAACCCACAATTGAAGACGGAGGAGGACTTCGCGGCTGACTTCGGTCGTTTCTTCGCTGAGATGCCGGAGAACGGGTCTGTGGGCGACTGGGTGCGATTCGTCGAGACGCTGCGGGTGACCAAGGGCAAGGAGGAGGCTGAGTTGAATCCGCACAGCGCGATGGTTCCGGATCTGTTCGGCCCGGGAGAAAGTCTGAGCgggcagaagcagcagcaggagatGAAGGAGACTGAGGAGAAAGGCAAAGAATCTGAGGAGATGACGGATGCACTTAAGAGGCTCTTACAGGATACTGGGTTTGACGCGATGGAGATCAGAACGTTGAGGACCAAGACGCTCGTCGCCCACTCGGTCGTCAACCAGACTCGTCTGGGTAAGGTCCGGAGACAGTACTGCTTGTCTATTGCTGGTAATGGAGATGGTCTGTTGGGTATTGGCGAAGCCAAGTCCGAAGAAGCCCCCGATGCCGCGCTGCAGTCCAAGTACCGTGCGATTAGAAACATGCAACCCATTTTGCGGTACGAGAACCGTACCATCTTCGGTGATGTCTTGGGTAAGGTTGGAGCTGTCGAGCTCAAGTTGATGAACCGTGCCCCTG GATTCGGCCTCCGCTGCCAacatctcatcttcgaaATGTGCCGCGCCGCCGGTATCCACGACCTCGCCGCCCGCGTCGACCGTTCGCGAAACCCGATGAACACCGTCAAAGCCGCCTACGAAGCCCTCATGAGCCAGCGCAACCCCGAAGACATTGCCCGCGCACGCGGCAAGAAGCTCGTGGATGTGCGCAAGGTGTATTACTCGGGGAGGATCACGAAttaa
- the NRC2 gene encoding putative serine/threonine protein kinase (Nrc-2) (COG:T;~EggNog:ENOG410PGX9;~InterPro:IPR000719,IPR011009,IPR008271;~PFAM:PF07714,PF00069;~go_function: GO:0004672 - protein kinase activity [Evidence IEA];~go_function: GO:0005524 - ATP binding [Evidence IEA];~go_process: GO:0006468 - protein phosphorylation [Evidence IEA]) has protein sequence MTQLFASGASSTVSNEKRGNFPSLSLPKSKHSNDPSHFPTKIKNFFRINTSSGNSSPSAQSSTHDRDHLSPAVKPESKSTFRQSRFLPIIGRNRSTTVASEGNPLDEGVSPTATANPYFVHQGQPSLQHRNEGSVPSSPPDTPELQVDGVSAEEQATTTNKVELARKLRRVASAPNAQGLFVSGQADNRPQTAEHDKEPVPELSGSAVDSQVSLTDVSGAHDSSLSVPDLGPDGKVPSPGQIRNSVAFRRTYSSNSIKIRNVEVGPSSFDKVKLIGKGDVGKVYLVREKKTSRLYAMKVLSKKEMIKRNKIKRALAEQEILATSNHPFIVTLYHSFQSEDYLYLCMEYCSGGEFFRALQTRPGKCISEDAARFYAAEVTAALEYLHLMGFIYRDLKPENILLHQSGHIMLSDFDLSKQSGPGGAPTMIPGRNGNSITSLPTIDTKSCIADFRTNSFVGTEEYIAPEVIKGCGHTSAVDWWTLGILIFEMLYGTTPFKGKNRNATFANILRDEVQFPEHAGAQQISNLCKSIIRKLLIKDETKRLGARAGASDVKTHPFFRQTQWALIRHMKPPMVPNQGRGVDTVNFRNVKESGSVDIGGPSAPSKMKGVPMDSGLATPNGEVADPFEEFNSVTLHHDGDV, from the exons ATGACGCAGCTTTTCGCTTCCGGTGCTTCGTCCACCGTGTCCAACGAGAAGCGCGGGAACTTCCCCAGCTTATCTCTACCCAAGAGCAAGCATTCCAACGATCCGAGTCATTTCCCTACCAAGATCAAGAACTTCTTCCGCATCAACACTTCTAGTGGCAATTCGTCGCCGTCCGCCCAGAGCTCGACCCACGATCGCGACCATCTCTCCCCCGCCGTCAAGCCCGAATCCAAATCTACTTTTAGGCAATCGCGCTTCCTACCCATCATTGGTCGCAATCGCTCCACCACTGTCGCCAGTGAGGGCAACCCTCTTGACGAAGGTGTTTCTCCTACGGCTACTGCGAACCCATACTTCGTCCACCAAGGGCAGCCGTCCTTGCAACATCGCAACGAAGGATCTGTTCCTTCGTCGCCTCCGGATACCCCCGAATTGCAAGTAGATGGTGTGTCTGCTGAAGAACAAGCAACGACAACAAACAAGGTGGAATTGGCCCGCAAACTTCGTCGCGTGGCCTCGGCCCCTAATGCACAAGGCCTTTTCGTTAGCGGCCAGGCCGACAACCGTCCGCAGACGGCCGAGCACGACAAGGAACCAGTGCCCGAGCTATCTGGTAGTGCTGTGGATTCGCAGGTTAGCTTGACAGATGTTTCCGGGGCCCATGACTCGAGTCTCTCTGTGCCTGACCTTGGACCGGATGGCAAGGTTCCGAGTCCCGGTCAGATTCGCAATTCGGTCGCCTTCCGTCGCACATACAGCTCAAACTCGATTAAGATCCGCAACGTGGAAGTTGGCCCTAGCAGCTTTGACAAGGTCAAGCTCATCGGCAAGGGTGATGTGGGCAAGGTTTATCTGGTTCGTGAGAAAAAGACCAGTCGTCTGTATGCCATGAAGG TTTTGAGCAAGAAGGAAATGATCAAACGTAACAAGATCAAGCGCGCACTTGCCGAACAGGAAATTCTTGCGACTAGCAACCACCCATTCATCGTTACACTCTACCATTCGTTCCAGTCTGAGGACTATCTCTACCTGTGTATGGAGTATTGCAGCGGCGGTGAATTCTTCAGAGCCCTACAGACCCGTCCTGGGAAGTGCATCTCCGAAGATGCAGCGCGGTTCTATGCAGCAGAGGTGACTGCCGCTTTGGAGTACCTCCACCTCATGGGTTTCATCTACCGTGATTTGAAGCCAGAGA ACATCCTTCTCCACCAATCTGGTCACATCATGCTTTCGGACTTTGACTTGTCGAAACAATCCGGTCCTGGTGGCGCACCGACAATGATTCCCGGTCGAAATGGTAATTCGATAACCTCGTTACCCACCATCGACACCAAGTCTTGCATAGCGGATTTCCGAACGAACTCGTTTGTTGGTACGGAAGAGTACATTGCCCCCGAGGTTATCAAGGGCTGTGGCCACACCAGCGCCGTTGACTGGTGGACTCTGGGCATCTTGATCTTTGAGATGCTGTACGGGACGACGCCGTTTAAGGGAAAGAATCGCAATGCTACTTTTGCGAACATTTTGCGGGATGAGGTTCAATTTCCTGAGCATGCAGGGGCACAGCAGATCTCCAA CCTCTGCAAGTCAATAATCCGTAAATTGTTGATCAAGGACGAGACGAAACGTCTTGGGGCTCGAGCCGGGGCTTCGGATGTCAAGACCCATCCGTTCTTCCGTCAGACGCAATGGGCTCTTATTCGCCATATGAAGCCGCCCATGGTCCCCAACCAAGGTCGTGGTGTCGACACCGTCAACTTCCGCAATGTCAAGGAAAGTGGCAGTGTGGATATCGGTGGCCCCAGTGCAccctcgaagatgaaggggGTCCCGATGGATTCGGGACTGGCCACGCCCAACGGGGAAGTTGCCGACCCATTTGAAGAGTTCAATAGCGTGACCCTCCATCACGATGGGGATGTCTGA
- a CDS encoding uncharacterized protein (TransMembrane:3 (o54-87i99-117o123-151i)) has protein sequence MVFSNLLLAGRNLTRRLWSKASSLCRHAAFGFNWFAHNFSDLVKKALKFFLRPGVIGVVAFAVALGVLLGLGFGTAGIAACSFLFLCSSGKVQVADFESLFAGSAAAAFQFFAYGAFTPAGGIFPGLTSIVMTGCTLLLLWFLLLLLEWLLRLS, from the exons ATGGTCTTCTCAAACCTCTTACTCGCGGGTCGTAACCTGACCAGAAGACTCTGGAGCAAGGCATCCTCACTTTGTCGTCATGCAGCCTTTGGCTTCAACTGGTTTGCACACAATTTCTCGGACCTGGTTAAGAAAGCCTTGAAATTTTTCTTGCGTCCCG GAGTCATTGGCGTTGTCGCTTTCGCTGTTGCTCTGGGAGTCCTGTTGGGTCTTGGTTTTGGAACTGCTGGAATCGCTGCGTGTtcattcctctttctctgttcctCAGGTAAGGTGCAAGTGGCTGATTTTGAGTCACTATTCGCAGGCTCTGCCGCCGCGGCTTTTCAGTTCTTTGCTTACGGCGCGTTTACTCCGGCTGGTGGTATCTTTCCGGGTTTGACGAGTATAGTGATGACGGGTTGTACCCTTCTTTTGCTGTGGtttctgttgctgttgttggaatGGTTGTTGCGGTTGTCGTGA